A segment of the Populus nigra chromosome 12, ddPopNigr1.1, whole genome shotgun sequence genome:
TTGGGCGCACTTGTGGAAGAGAAGAGAGGGTTTCAAGATGTGGTTTTTGTTTATAAGGAGATGGTGAAAGCAGGAGTGGCACCTAGTATTGATACTTTGAATTATTTGCTGGAGGTTTTGTTTGAGACAGATAGGGTTGATTCTGCTTTGGATCAATATAGGAGAATAAACAAGAAAGGTTGTATTCCTAATAGTAGAACTTTTGAGATAGTAATAAAAGGTCTCATTGCCAAAAATAGAGTTGATGATTCAGTTACCATTTTGCATGAGATGTTGGAACTCGGATGCCTGCCTGAACTGAGATTTTTTAGATctacaatactttttttttgtggggaaGATAGACTGCAACAGGGGATAAGGTTGTTTAGGAAGATGAAAGATTCTAATTTTACCCCGGATCCCTTTATTTATGGAGCTTTGATACAATGTTTGTGCAAGCACCTTAGGGTGGATGAGGCAGTAAACCTTCTTGAAGAGATGATGGAAAGTCGGTTAACACCtgataataatgtttttgtgGATATTGTAAATGGGTTTTGTAAATTAGGGAAGATAAATGAGGCTATTAAGCTCTTGGAAGATAAACATGTGCACGTAACTTCTCCACACAATGCATTGCTCAGATGTTGTTGTGATGCCGATAAATTCTTCATGGCCAAAGGTCTCCTTGAGAAGATGTCTGAGAGAAATATCGATGATTGTGATTCTTGGAACATTCTTATCAGATGGCTTTGTGAGAAGGTGGGAGTGATGAATGCATATGAACTTCTAGGTAGAATGATTATATCTTCTTTGATTCCTGACTGTGCCACATATTCCGCTCTTGTTGCTGGCAATTGTAGATTAAGCAAGTATGAAGATGCTCTACAGCTATTTCTTCAGCTTCATGCCAAGTTCTGGATTTTAGATCCTGCTTCTTACTCTGAGCTAATTGAAGGACTGTGCAGGGGAGAAAAGTATCTAGAAGCTGTTAAAGTGTTTTGCTACATGTCTGAGAACAGATGTTCTCTTCAGTCTTTGTCGTTTAATATGCTGATCAAGGGTGTTCGTAACATGGGAATGCTTAATGAAGCTGTCAGGCTACAATTGTTGGCTTATAATTCTGGCACTTCTTGTTCCAATTCTACATGCAATTATATAATGCTTGGATTGTCTAAATCAGACAAGGGAAAACACATGCTTGCTTTTCTCTCACAAATGTTGGTTCAGGGTACCAATCTTGATATGGAAGCATATTGCATTTTGATACAGAGCATGATTGCACAGAAACAAATAAAGGATTGCACTTTGTTTCTCAATGTGATGGTTAATGAGGGCTTGGTACCTGATTCAGACACATTATATAAGCTACTGTCATGTTTGGCCAATCATTCTCAGCTGTATTTGATATCACTTTCACTTGATAAACTTGTTTCTGACTGTGAAGTTCTAGATTCAGCTATGTTTAACATACTTATTAATGGTCTGTGGAAAGAGGGCAACAAAAATGAGGCTCATCGACTGTTAGACTTGATGCTGGAGAAGGGTTGGGTCCCAGATTCTATGACCCATGGATTGTTGATTGGCTCTGGTAATAGGGAGGGGACAGGTAAGGGGAAATTGACATATATTGATAGCATCAAAGATAGTGTTAGTGACATTCTAGTCGAGGGATTGGGGGAAACATGA
Coding sequences within it:
- the LOC133669104 gene encoding pentatricopeptide repeat-containing protein At1g62670, mitochondrial-like; this translates as MLSPSTLSKTIPKWLNLKSFISSVSCTNAIQINPEINQNTPNITDFDAKIQSLRNKLCPDYLIKVLKSTSDINSAVKLFKSASLQRRFNHTDDTYYWIIFKLGMAENVEEMEGFCQNMVKDRCPGVEDVLLSLVDAFVRNCRLNEALRVLFNMNLAGIKPSIDVFNFVLGALVEEKRGFQDVVFVYKEMVKAGVAPSIDTLNYLLEVLFETDRVDSALDQYRRINKKGCIPNSRTFEIVIKGLIAKNRVDDSVTILHEMLELGCLPELRFFRSTILFFCGEDRLQQGIRLFRKMKDSNFTPDPFIYGALIQCLCKHLRVDEAVNLLEEMMESRLTPDNNVFVDIVNGFCKLGKINEAIKLLEDKHVHVTSPHNALLRCCCDADKFFMAKGLLEKMSERNIDDCDSWNILIRWLCEKVGVMNAYELLGRMIISSLIPDCATYSALVAGNCRLSKYEDALQLFLQLHAKFWILDPASYSELIEGLCRGEKYLEAVKVFCYMSENRCSLQSLSFNMLIKGVRNMGMLNEAVRLQLLAYNSGTSCSNSTCNYIMLGLSKSDKGKHMLAFLSQMLVQGTNLDMEAYCILIQSMIAQKQIKDCTLFLNVMVNEGLVPDSDTLYKLLSCLANHSQLYLISLSLDKLVSDCEVLDSAMFNILINGLWKEGNKNEAHRLLDLMLEKGWVPDSMTHGLLIGSGNREGTGKGKLTYIDSIKDSVSDILVEGLGET